A genome region from Halichondria panicea chromosome 15, odHalPani1.1, whole genome shotgun sequence includes the following:
- the LOC135348620 gene encoding glucose transporter GlcP-like isoform X1 — protein sequence MHLFCILYWYYTAWHRFTACIMAARDWIYVSSVAFFAALGAYLTGYSVGAVNGLQNFAGYLEYFDLGNSSANSSCTETSDLKEDDRIILGAIISIVNLGGAFGSIFAGSKVLLKQFHVIKCIIVLRFLSTIYTEPADYFGRKVTIMMSGVLVVLGAAIQSAAVQGAPWMEILGRFIGGLGYGSFYMAGPVYIAEIAPTHIRGTLTSLIGPTIAMGIITGYIINHLLYDELFGWRVSRLLSCVFGCVYIVGMTVMPRTPRWLMVQGRESEAREVLRKTVSKLGQEGIEAELEDIRLTLKSATKQNLFQELKVILKWRILKRVLLGAVIHMFSASCGTAIYFYSEPLFCSLGIVPFVTALVIGGLTLCGTTFTTIFIDKLGRKPILVGGGIMMFLLSGTAATLVHAFKLEEENNEVVGYIVVCLVCLFMLVYSSTWYVVPLVVTSEMFPLEGQGLVVAISVAIYWVFAYTFTQAFPSILGSINSSGSLYMISLIDLAAALFFLFLLPETKGFSLEEMEKIFEKPWLERVGLTSCCRFCRSRHGSTEDGIPTKSEHAVNGVVMLGDKSVELQYARQKREFVEENSKDWEEYWERYDAEKTRTASKQTIV from the exons ATGCATCTGTTTTGTATACTATACTGGTACTACACTGCATGGCACCGATTCACTGCATGTATCATGGCAGCCAGAGACTGGATTTACGTTTCTTCTGTGGCATTCTTTGCTGCACTGGGTGCTTACCTGACTGGATACAGCGTTGG GGCTGTCAATGGACTGCAAAACTTTGCTGGCTATCTGGAATACTTTGATCTTGGGAACAGCTCTGCAAATTCTAGCTGCACTGAAACCTCAGATTTGAAAGAAGATGACAGGATCATACTG GGAGCCATCATTTCGATTGTGAATCTTGGTGGAGCCTTTGGGAGCATCTTTGCTGGCAGTAAAGTTCTATTAAAACAATTTCACGTAATTAAATGTATAATAGTATTAAGATTCTTatccactatatatacagagcCTGCTGACTACTTTGGCCGTAAAGTAACTATTATGATGTCAGGAGTGCTGGTGGTTCTTGGAGCAGCGATACAGAGTGCTGCAGTACAGGGAGCACcatg GATGGAAATCTTGGGTCGTTTTATTGGTGGACTTGGATACGG CTCATTTTATATGGCTGGCCCTGTGTACATCGCTGAGATTGCTCCCACGCATATTCGAGGAACTTTGACATCTCTAATTGGCCCAACCATAGCAATGGGAATAATAACCGGCTATATCATCAATCACTTACTGTACGATGAGCTGTTTGGTTGGAGGGTGTCTCGTCTACTGTCTTGTGTCTTTGGTTGTGTCTACATTGTCGGCATGACTGTGATGCCTAGGACCCCAAG GTGGCTCATGGTGCAGGGGAGAGAGTCAGAGGCACGAGAGGTACTCAGAAAAACTGTCTCCAAGCTGGGACAGGAGGGAATTGAAGCTGAGCTAGAGGATATTAGACTGACTCTGAAATCAGCAACAAAGCAAAATCTCTTTCAAGAGCTTAAAGTGATTTTGAAATGGAGAATCCTTAAACG GGTCTTGCTGGGAGCTGTTATTCATATGTTTTCAGCTAGTTGTGGAACGGCAATATA TTTCTACTCTGAGCCATTGTTCTGTTCTCTGGGGATAGTTCCGTTTGTGACTGCTCTTGTGATTGGAGGATTGACTCTCTGTGGAACCACCTTCACGACCATCTTTATTGACAAG CTTGGCAGAAAGCCGATATTGGTGGGAGGTGGTATAATGATGTTTCTCCTCTCTGGAACAGCTGCTACACTAGTCCATGCCTTCAAGTTGGAGGAAGAGAATAATGAAGTCGTCGGCTATATTGTTGTGTGTCTGGTCTGCCTCTTTATGTTAGTCTACTCATCCACCTGGTA TGTTGTTCCGCTTGTTGTCACCAGTGAGATGTTTCCTTTGGAGGGACAAG GACTTGTTGTGGCCATCTCCGTGGCAATCTACTGGGTCTTTGCATACACATTCACTCAAGCCTTCCCCTCAATTTTGGGCTCCATTAACTCGTCTGGTTCTCTGTACATGATCAGCTTGATTGACTTGGctgcagctctcttcttctTATTCCTACTGCCTGAGACGAAg GGTTTCAGTCTCGAAGAAATGGAGAAAATATTCGAGAAACCGTGGCTTgagagggtggggctcacttcCTGCTGCAG GTTTTGTCGTAGTCGGCACGGTTCCACTGAAGATGGCATCCCTACTAAGAGTGAACATGCTGTCAATGGAGTGGTGATGCTAGGGGACAAATCTGTAGAGCTTCAATATGCCAGACAAAAGAGAGAATTTGTGGAGGAGAATAGTAAAGACTGGGAAGAGTATTGGGAACGATACGATGCAGAAAAGACTAGAACTGCTAGCAAACAAACTATtgtatga
- the LOC135348620 gene encoding uncharacterized protein LOC135348620 isoform X2, whose amino-acid sequence MHLFCILYWYYTAWHRFTACIMAARDWIYVSSVAFFAALGAYLTGYSVGAVNGLQNFAGYLEYFDLGNSSANSSCTETSDLKEDDRIILGAIISIVNLGGAFGSIFAGKPADYFGRKVTIMMSGVLVVLGAAIQSAAVQGAPWMEILGRFIGGLGYGSFYMAGPVYIAEIAPTHIRGTLTSLIGPTIAMGIITGYIINHLLYDELFGWRVSRLLSCVFGCVYIVGMTVMPRTPRWLMVQGRESEAREVLRKTVSKLGQEGIEAELEDIRLTLKSATKQNLFQELKVILKWRILKRVLLGAVIHMFSASCGTAIYFYSEPLFCSLGIVPFVTALVIGGLTLCGTTFTTIFIDKLGRKPILVGGGIMMFLLSGTAATLVHAFKLEEENNEVVGYIVVCLVCLFMLVYSSTWYVVPLVVTSEMFPLEGQGLVVAISVAIYWVFAYTFTQAFPSILGSINSSGSLYMISLIDLAAALFFLFLLPETKGFSLEEMEKIFEKPWLERVGLTSCCRFCRSRHGSTEDGIPTKSEHAVNGVVMLGDKSVELQYARQKREFVEENSKDWEEYWERYDAEKTRTASKQTIV is encoded by the exons ATGCATCTGTTTTGTATACTATACTGGTACTACACTGCATGGCACCGATTCACTGCATGTATCATGGCAGCCAGAGACTGGATTTACGTTTCTTCTGTGGCATTCTTTGCTGCACTGGGTGCTTACCTGACTGGATACAGCGTTGG GGCTGTCAATGGACTGCAAAACTTTGCTGGCTATCTGGAATACTTTGATCTTGGGAACAGCTCTGCAAATTCTAGCTGCACTGAAACCTCAGATTTGAAAGAAGATGACAGGATCATACTG GGAGCCATCATTTCGATTGTGAATCTTGGTGGAGCCTTTGGGAGCATCTTTGCTGGCA agcCTGCTGACTACTTTGGCCGTAAAGTAACTATTATGATGTCAGGAGTGCTGGTGGTTCTTGGAGCAGCGATACAGAGTGCTGCAGTACAGGGAGCACcatg GATGGAAATCTTGGGTCGTTTTATTGGTGGACTTGGATACGG CTCATTTTATATGGCTGGCCCTGTGTACATCGCTGAGATTGCTCCCACGCATATTCGAGGAACTTTGACATCTCTAATTGGCCCAACCATAGCAATGGGAATAATAACCGGCTATATCATCAATCACTTACTGTACGATGAGCTGTTTGGTTGGAGGGTGTCTCGTCTACTGTCTTGTGTCTTTGGTTGTGTCTACATTGTCGGCATGACTGTGATGCCTAGGACCCCAAG GTGGCTCATGGTGCAGGGGAGAGAGTCAGAGGCACGAGAGGTACTCAGAAAAACTGTCTCCAAGCTGGGACAGGAGGGAATTGAAGCTGAGCTAGAGGATATTAGACTGACTCTGAAATCAGCAACAAAGCAAAATCTCTTTCAAGAGCTTAAAGTGATTTTGAAATGGAGAATCCTTAAACG GGTCTTGCTGGGAGCTGTTATTCATATGTTTTCAGCTAGTTGTGGAACGGCAATATA TTTCTACTCTGAGCCATTGTTCTGTTCTCTGGGGATAGTTCCGTTTGTGACTGCTCTTGTGATTGGAGGATTGACTCTCTGTGGAACCACCTTCACGACCATCTTTATTGACAAG CTTGGCAGAAAGCCGATATTGGTGGGAGGTGGTATAATGATGTTTCTCCTCTCTGGAACAGCTGCTACACTAGTCCATGCCTTCAAGTTGGAGGAAGAGAATAATGAAGTCGTCGGCTATATTGTTGTGTGTCTGGTCTGCCTCTTTATGTTAGTCTACTCATCCACCTGGTA TGTTGTTCCGCTTGTTGTCACCAGTGAGATGTTTCCTTTGGAGGGACAAG GACTTGTTGTGGCCATCTCCGTGGCAATCTACTGGGTCTTTGCATACACATTCACTCAAGCCTTCCCCTCAATTTTGGGCTCCATTAACTCGTCTGGTTCTCTGTACATGATCAGCTTGATTGACTTGGctgcagctctcttcttctTATTCCTACTGCCTGAGACGAAg GGTTTCAGTCTCGAAGAAATGGAGAAAATATTCGAGAAACCGTGGCTTgagagggtggggctcacttcCTGCTGCAG GTTTTGTCGTAGTCGGCACGGTTCCACTGAAGATGGCATCCCTACTAAGAGTGAACATGCTGTCAATGGAGTGGTGATGCTAGGGGACAAATCTGTAGAGCTTCAATATGCCAGACAAAAGAGAGAATTTGTGGAGGAGAATAGTAAAGACTGGGAAGAGTATTGGGAACGATACGATGCAGAAAAGACTAGAACTGCTAGCAAACAAACTATtgtatga
- the LOC135348631 gene encoding putative metabolite transport protein YwtG translates to MMSGVLMVLGGSIQSAAVQGGPWMEILGRFISGLGCGSFYMAGPVYIAEIAPMHIRGTLTSLIGPTIAMGIMTAYVTNFLLYDKLFGWRVSRLLSCVFGCVFIAGLTVMPRTPRWLMVQGRESEAREVLRKTVSKLGQEGIEAELEDIRQTLKSATKQNLFQGA, encoded by the exons ATGATGTCAGGAGTGCTGATGGTTCTTGGAGGATCCATACAGAGTGCTGCAGTACAGGGAGGACcatg GATGGAAATCTTGGGTCGTTTTATTAGTGGACTTGGATGCGG CTCATTTTATATGGCTGGCCCTGTGTACATTGCTGAGATTGCTCCCATGCATATTCGAGGAACCTTGACATCTCTAATTGGCCCAACCATAGCAATGGGAATAATGACTGCCTATGTCACCAACTTCCTGCTGTACGATAAGCTGTTTGGTTGGAGGGTGTCTCGTCTACTGTCTTGTGTCTTTGGTTGTGTCTTCATTGCCGGCTTGACCGTGATGCCCAGGACCCCAAG GTGGCTCATGGTGCAGGGGAGAGAGTCAGAGGCACGAGAGGTACTCAGAAAAACTGTCTCCAAGCTGGGACAGGAGGGAATTGAAGCTGAGCTAGAGGATATTAGACAGACTCTGAAATCAGCAACAAAGCAAAATCTCTTTCAGGGAGCTTAA
- the LOC135348620 gene encoding uncharacterized protein LOC135348620 isoform X3, with the protein MMSGVLVVLGAAIQSAAVQGAPWMEILGRFIGGLGYGSFYMAGPVYIAEIAPTHIRGTLTSLIGPTIAMGIITGYIINHLLYDELFGWRVSRLLSCVFGCVYIVGMTVMPRTPRWLMVQGRESEAREVLRKTVSKLGQEGIEAELEDIRLTLKSATKQNLFQELKVILKWRILKRVLLGAVIHMFSASCGTAIYFYSEPLFCSLGIVPFVTALVIGGLTLCGTTFTTIFIDKLGRKPILVGGGIMMFLLSGTAATLVHAFKLEEENNEVVGYIVVCLVCLFMLVYSSTWYVVPLVVTSEMFPLEGQGLVVAISVAIYWVFAYTFTQAFPSILGSINSSGSLYMISLIDLAAALFFLFLLPETKGFSLEEMEKIFEKPWLERVGLTSCCRFCRSRHGSTEDGIPTKSEHAVNGVVMLGDKSVELQYARQKREFVEENSKDWEEYWERYDAEKTRTASKQTIV; encoded by the exons ATGATGTCAGGAGTGCTGGTGGTTCTTGGAGCAGCGATACAGAGTGCTGCAGTACAGGGAGCACcatg GATGGAAATCTTGGGTCGTTTTATTGGTGGACTTGGATACGG CTCATTTTATATGGCTGGCCCTGTGTACATCGCTGAGATTGCTCCCACGCATATTCGAGGAACTTTGACATCTCTAATTGGCCCAACCATAGCAATGGGAATAATAACCGGCTATATCATCAATCACTTACTGTACGATGAGCTGTTTGGTTGGAGGGTGTCTCGTCTACTGTCTTGTGTCTTTGGTTGTGTCTACATTGTCGGCATGACTGTGATGCCTAGGACCCCAAG GTGGCTCATGGTGCAGGGGAGAGAGTCAGAGGCACGAGAGGTACTCAGAAAAACTGTCTCCAAGCTGGGACAGGAGGGAATTGAAGCTGAGCTAGAGGATATTAGACTGACTCTGAAATCAGCAACAAAGCAAAATCTCTTTCAAGAGCTTAAAGTGATTTTGAAATGGAGAATCCTTAAACG GGTCTTGCTGGGAGCTGTTATTCATATGTTTTCAGCTAGTTGTGGAACGGCAATATA TTTCTACTCTGAGCCATTGTTCTGTTCTCTGGGGATAGTTCCGTTTGTGACTGCTCTTGTGATTGGAGGATTGACTCTCTGTGGAACCACCTTCACGACCATCTTTATTGACAAG CTTGGCAGAAAGCCGATATTGGTGGGAGGTGGTATAATGATGTTTCTCCTCTCTGGAACAGCTGCTACACTAGTCCATGCCTTCAAGTTGGAGGAAGAGAATAATGAAGTCGTCGGCTATATTGTTGTGTGTCTGGTCTGCCTCTTTATGTTAGTCTACTCATCCACCTGGTA TGTTGTTCCGCTTGTTGTCACCAGTGAGATGTTTCCTTTGGAGGGACAAG GACTTGTTGTGGCCATCTCCGTGGCAATCTACTGGGTCTTTGCATACACATTCACTCAAGCCTTCCCCTCAATTTTGGGCTCCATTAACTCGTCTGGTTCTCTGTACATGATCAGCTTGATTGACTTGGctgcagctctcttcttctTATTCCTACTGCCTGAGACGAAg GGTTTCAGTCTCGAAGAAATGGAGAAAATATTCGAGAAACCGTGGCTTgagagggtggggctcacttcCTGCTGCAG GTTTTGTCGTAGTCGGCACGGTTCCACTGAAGATGGCATCCCTACTAAGAGTGAACATGCTGTCAATGGAGTGGTGATGCTAGGGGACAAATCTGTAGAGCTTCAATATGCCAGACAAAAGAGAGAATTTGTGGAGGAGAATAGTAAAGACTGGGAAGAGTATTGGGAACGATACGATGCAGAAAAGACTAGAACTGCTAGCAAACAAACTATtgtatga